The nucleotide window TCGTAGGTGTTCGCGAGGAGCATCATCGCCAGGGCGCAGAAGACGGCCGAGACGAGGATGCCGACGAACTTGTACGTCTGCTGCCTGCGCGGCGTCGCCCCGATCCAGTAGCCGATCTTGAGATCGGTGGCGAAGGCGCCCGCGACGGCGAGCGAGGTGCAGACGACCCCGCCGATGATCATCGCCACGAACATCCCCGGCTTCCCGGAGAGACCGATGCGGGTGAGGATCACGCTCGTGATGATCAGCGTGGCCAGGGTCATCCCCGAGACGGGGTTGGTCCCGATGAGCCCGATGGCGCGCGCGGCGACCATCGTGAAGAGGAAGGAGATCCCCAGGGCGATGAGGACGCCGATCGTGGCGACGAGGGAATTCGCCACCCCGCCCCGGAAGAAGAGCCACAGGCAGACGGCGATCGCGACGATGCCGATGAGGACGTCGCGCATGTGCATGTTGCGCTCGGTCCTGATCTCCTCGTGCTCCTCCCTGCGGCCCGCGGCGATCCCCCTGATGCCGAGCGCGAAGCTCTGTCCGATCGAGGGAAGGGAACGGACGATCCCCATGAGGCCCGCCCCGGCGATGCCCCCGATCCCGATCAGGCGGACGTACTCCACGAAGATGTCGTCGACGCTCATCCCGGCGACGGCCGTCCCGCCCGCGACGAACCCGCCGATGTAGTGGACGAGGGGAACGAGGACGAGGAAGGAGAGGAAGGAGCCCGCGGCGATGATCGACGCGTACTTGATCCCGACGATGTACCCCAGGCCGACGATCGCGGAGAGCCCGTCGATGCGGAAGGCCATCGAGAAGCGCTCCTCGATCCACCGACCGACGCCGACGGCGTGGAAGGTGATGATCTCCCGCCAGAAGCCGAAGGTGAGGATGCAGAGATCGTAGACGAATCCGACGACGGCCGCCCAGACGAGGGTGACGGCCTGCTGCCCGGCACTCTGCCCGGCCACGAGGATCTCGGTGGTGGCCATCGCCTCGGGGAAGGGGAGCTTGCCGTGCTCGTTCACCATCAGGTAGTTGCGCAGCGGCACGATGAAGAGCACGCCGAGGCAGCCGCCGAAGAAGGCCGTGAGGAAGATGTGCCAGAATGAGACATCGACGTCGAGCATGTAGAGCGCGGGGATCGTGAAGACCGCGCCCGCCACCACGGCGCTCGACGCGGCGCCGACCGACTGGATGATGACGTTCTCGAGGATCGTGTTCTTGCGCGCGAAGAGGTTCGCGAGGCCGATCGCCAGGATGGCGATCGGGATCGCGGCCTCCATCCCCTGCCCCGTCTTGAGGGCGAGGTAGGCCGAGGCGAGCGAGAAGACGATCGCCATGACGACGCCGATCGCGAGCGAACGGACGGTCACCTCGAAGGGGCTCGCCGACGCCGGGACGATCGGAAGGTAGGTCTCGCCGGCTGCGAGCTCCCGGTAGGCTTCCGGGCGCAACTTCGTCGGGGTCTCTGACATGCCGTGTCCTTTCGGTTACGCGGTGCGCTGATCCGGTGTCACCGGGTAAGGATAGCCGCCGGAACCGCGGCGGTCAAATGTTTCGGCGGCCGGCGGGCGATCCGGAAATCGTGCGGCAAAACGAAAAAAACGCTTTACTCGCGTGGGTGTTTCTCCCTATACCGGAATCAGAAAGGAGGTACGTCCATGAAATGGAACCCGGTCGACTGGATCGCCTATATCCTGGTGATCATCGGGGGACTCAACTGGGGGCTGTGGGGCGTCGGGCACTGGAACCTCGTCAAGATCATCCTTGGACGAGTGCCGGTCCTCGAAACGATCGTCTACATCCTCGTGGGACTCTCCGCGCTGTACCTCATCGTCGTCAGACCGCACCGAAAGACCGCCTGATCGTCTGCGGCCGGCCGTGCCGGCCACGGAACGGGGGATGCATCACCCCCGTTCCCGTTTCTCTCCTCCGGGCCCGGGAAAATTGATTTACTTCCCTCCCGCCATCGGGCATCATCGCACCGTTCCGCGACGATCCGCACACCCCGCCCGAAGGGAGCAGAATCGATGAGAACCGCACCAGGAACAACCCGTCTTCTCCTGCTCGCCCTCTGCGGAACGGCCCTCCTCGCCGCGTCGGCGGCGGGCGGCGTCTTCACCGCCGGGGACGCCCTCTCCGTGCGCCGCGCGGGCGCGGCGGCGATCGCCCCGGACGGCCGCAGGATCGCCTTCACCGTCTCCGTGCCCCGCGAGGCGGGCGAGGAGCCGGGGGGCGCCTGGAGCGAGCTGTGGCTCGCCTCGACGGCCGACGGCGAGCTCCGCCCCTTCGTCACCGGGAAGGTCAACGCCCGGTCACCCCGCTTCAGCCCCGACGGGACGCGCATCGCCTTTCTCCTCGCCCGCGGCAAGGAGGCGAAGACCCAGGTCTGGACGATCCCCGTCGACGGCGGCGAGGCGAAGCAGGCGACCGATTCGCCGACGGGCGTCATCGACTTCCGCTGGCACCCCGGCGGCGACCTGATCGCCTGGATCGCGACCGAGCCGAAGCCGGCGCGCGAGAAGACGCTCGAGGAGAAGGGGTACGGGTTCATCTTCTTCGAGGAGAACCTCCAGCACCGCAACCTCTACATCGGCGCGGCCGGCGGCGGCGGCGAGGCGCGGCGACTCACCGACGGCGCGACGGTCTGGAGCTTCGAGTTCGCCCCCTCCGGCGAAACGATCGCGGCGGCGATCTCGCCGAAGAACCTCGTCGACCACTCGTACATGTTCCGCACGATCCATGTCGTCGACGTCGAGACGGGCGCGATGCGCCGCCTCACCGACAATCCCGGCAAGCTGGGCAACTTCGCGTTCAGCCCCGACGGCCGCATGCTCGCCTACGCCGCGGCGATCGAGCGGAAGGACCACGCGGTCAGCCAGGCGTTCGTGATCGACGTCGCGGGGGGCGAGGCGCGCAATCTCACCGAACCGGGCTTCCGCGGCCACGTGACCCGCGTGGGCTGGCGCGACCGGTCGACGGTCTGCTTTCTCGCCGCCGAGGGCGCCTGGAACACGCTGAACACCGTTCCGGCCGCCGGCGGCAGGCGATCGACGATCCTCGACGGGAAGGAGATCGGCCTCGTCTTCGCTGCGCCCGACGTCACCGCCGACTTCCGGCATTTCGCGTTCACCGCCTCCTCGCCGGGGATCCCGGGAGACCTCTGGCACTGGAAACGCGGGGCGAGGAAGCCGACGCGGCTCACCACGCTCAACCCCTGGATCGACGAACGCGACCTGGGCCGCCAGGAGGTCGTGCGGTACGCCGCCCGCGACGGCCTCGAGATCGAGGGGATCCTCGTCTACCCCGTCGGATACGAGGAGGGCCGGCGCTACCCGCTCGTCGTGTCCGTCCACGGCGGCCCCGAATCGCACTACACGAACGGCTGGCTGACGGGCTACTTCAATCCCGCGCAGGTGCTCGCCGGCAGGGGCTACGTCGTCTTCTATCCCAACTACCGGGCGAGCACGGGGTACGGGCTCGAGTTCGCGCTCGCCGGCTACATGGACGCGGCGGGACGCGAGTTCGACGACATCGCCGACGGGATCGACTGGCTGGTCGGCGAGGGGATCGCCGACCGCGACCGCGTGGGGCTCGGCGGCGGATCGTACGGCGGGTACGCCGCGGCGTGGTTCGCCACCTACTACACGGACCGCGTCCGCGCCGTCTGCATGTTCGTCGGGATCAGCGATCTCGTCTCCAAGCGGAGCACGACGGACATCCCCTGGGAGGAGCTCTACGTCCACTCGGGAAAGAAGCTCGAGGAGATGTGGACGTTCAGCCTCGAGCGCAGCCCGGTCTTCCACGCGCACAAGAGCCGGTCGGCCGTCCTCATCCTCGGGGGCGCGGCCGATCCGCGCGTGCATCCCTCGCAGAGCCTCGAGTTCTACCGGCGCCTCAAGATGAACGACCACCCCGCCGTCCGCCTCGTGCAGTACCCCGGCGAGGGCCACGGCAACCGGAAACAACCGGGGCGCATCGACGTATTGTACAGGCACCTGGACTGGTACGACTGGTACGTGAAGAACCTGCAGCCCCTCGACGGCCCGCTGCCGCCGCTCGACATCAGCGAGCGCTACGGGCTCGACCTCGAAGAAGCGGAATAACCGAGCAGAAAGCGAGGTGCGCGACATGGACAAGGAAAAGCGGAAGCTCTCGCGGCGCTCGTTCATCGGCGGTGGAATGGCAGCCGTCGTGGGCGCCGGTCTCAGTCTCCCCGTGACCGCCGGACGGCTCGCCGCGGAGGAGGGCGGCGACGACGCGCCGCGGATCAGGGACTTCCGGCCCCTCGGGAAGACGGGCTGGAAGGTCTCCGATATCGCCTTCGGCAACGCGATGATGCAGGAACCCTCCCTCCTCGAATACGCGATGGACCGCGGGATCAACTACGTCGACACGGCCCGCCAGTACTACGACATGGAGAAGGTCATCGGCCAGATCTTTCCCGCGAAGCGCGACAGGCTCTTCGTGACGACGAAGCTCGATCCGCCGCTGGTCACGGCGACCGTGTCGGTCGCCGATCTCATGACGGGGATCGAGGAGAGCCTCGAACGGCTCAACACCGACTACATCGACTGCTGCCTGATCCACTCGATCGGCGATCCGAACCTCGGCGACGCTGCCCGCATCCGGAACGAGAACATCTACACCGCCTTCGAGAAGGCCCGCTCGCAGGGCAAGATCCGGTTCTGGGGGGCGAGCTCGCACGGCCCGAAGATGATCGAGGAGTTCACCTGGATGCTGGAGAACACCAACATCGACATGATCATGCCGGGGATGAACTTCATGACGAAGGGGCTCGAGCCGGTCCTCGCGAAGGCGAGGGAGAAGGGCGTGGCCGTCGTCGCGATGAAGTCCCTCTCGGCCGCCCGGATCATCGACTACTCGAAGTACCGGACCGAGGGCCGGACGGCGCGGCAGGCGCTGCTCAAGTGGCTGCTCGCGCAGCCGGGGATCGACACGATCTCCATCACGATGCGCTCGATCGAGCAGGTGAACGAATACGTCTCCGCCTCGGGCAACCCCGAGCTCTCGATGCGCGAACGGGAGGTGCTGCAGGGCTACTGCGGGCTTCTCTCGCGCGACTACTGCCGGCCGGGCTGCGACGGATGCCTCGGCGCCTGCCCGCACGACGTGCCGATCCATGACATCCTCCGCTATCGCATGTACTTCCATTCCTACAGCCGGGAGAAGTACGCGATGGGGCTCTACGCGAAGCTCCCCGCGGAACGGACCGCCGTGCGCTGCGCCGGATGCGCGGCGCCCTGCGAGAGCGCCTGCACGCACCAAATCGCCGTCCGAGCGAAACTCATCGAGGCCCACCGGGAGCTGTCGGCCTGAAACGAGGGAGGACGATCGTGAGAACAAGACGCAGATACGCGATACCCGCGCTCCTCGCCCTCGCCGCCGTGCTTGTCTTCGCGGCCGCGTGCGAGCGCGAGGAGACCGACCCGGCGAAACGGGTCGTGATGCGCGCGGTGAAGAAGATGGGCGGGCTCGACCGGCTCCGCGGCTGGACGACGAGGATCGAGCGCGGACACCTGACCCAGGAACGCCCCGGGTGGGGAACGCTGAACGCGCAGGTGACCTCGCACGTCGCCAAGCCGGACCGGGTCAGGCTCGACCAGGATTTCAGCGCGTTCGACCACCCCTTCTACTACGTCTACTACCTGAACGGCGACGACGCGTGGATGGTCGTCAACATGCAGGAACGCCGGCACCCCCGCGTCGCGGAGAACCTCGAGGGGTACCTGGAGAGGGTCGACGGCCTCGCCTGGTACGCCGGCGAGGCGGATACCTTCTTCCTCGTCGCCGACGTCGCCGACGACTCGCTGCTGGCGGCCGCGTCGATCGAACGCATCGGCTGCGTCCACGAGGGCGACACCGTCTTCTTCGATTTCGACCGGGAGAGCGGGATGCTCCGGCGCCTCGTCGAGGACGGCGGGGCCAGCGTCTCCCTCTACGACGACTATCGCCCGGTCGGCAGGATGAAGCTCGCCTTCCACGTCCTCCATTACGCCGGCGGCGTGCTCGAGTCGGAGTACCGGTGGGATTCGATGGAGTACGACACGCCGATCGAGGACGCCGTCTTCGAGGAGAACCGCCCGGCGCCGGAACCGGAGCCCGAGGCGGAGTCGGGGACATAGGCTCGAGCAGAACGACGATCCGTCAATCGGCGGGGCGCGAATCGAGCGCCTCGCCGATTCTCTTTCAGAGCCCCCCCGGGCGATCGCCGGGAGAACGTGACGGGTTCCGGGGCGGGATGCGGGGCTATTCCCCGATCGTGGAGAGGACGTCGATCGTCTGGAGGACGTCGCGGCGGGTAACGATCCCGATGACGGCGCCGCGGTCGTCGACGACGGGAAGCCGGTCGCTCCCCCGGCGCATGACGAGCCCGACGAGGCGCTCGGCCGGATCGAGCCGGTGGACGGCGCTCGGGGCGACGCTCCGGTTCATGATCTCCGCCGCCGTCGTTCCCGGCCACGATTCGCGCGGCACGCCCTTGAGATCGCCGAGGGTGACGATGCCGACGAGCAGGCCGTCCCGGACGACGGGGAAGGAGGAGGCGTGGTGCCGGAGAAAGAAGTCGTCGACCAGCGTCGCGAGATCCGTCGAGACGTCGACGGTGACATGGTCGTCCCGCATGAAGTCCGCCACCCGGAGACCCTGCAGCGACTCCTTGAACGCGACCATCACGTAGCCGCTCCGCGCGGCCTGGCGGAGAAAGAAGCCGATGAAGATGAGCCACATCCCGCCGATCAGCGAGCCGTACCAGGCGAAGGTGAACAAACCGAGCCCCATCAGCAGCAGGGCGAAGAACCCGCCGATCCGGGAGGCGATCCGCGTCGCGCGTTTCAGGTCGCCCGTCCTCCACCAGATGACCGAGCGGAGTATCCGGCCGCCGTCGAGCGGAAACCCCGGCACGAGGTTGAAGACGAGCACGCCGAGGTTGACGTCCGCGAGCGACCGCGCGAGCACGGAGACGGCCGGCACGGCGTCCGCGACGAGCGAGATCCCGTAGAAGACGATCGCGAGCAGCAGGGTCATGAGCGGGCCGGCGGCGGCCATGCGCATCTCGAGGACCGGGTCGTCGACCTCGCGCTCCATCTGCGCCACCCCGCCGAACATGAAGAGGGTGATGCGCCTGATCGGCAGCCCGGCGCGCACCGCGACGATGGAGTGGCTGAACTCGTGCAGGAGGATCGAGGTGAAGAGGAGGATCGCCGTGAAGAAACCCATCAGCCACCGGCCGGAAGGCGAGAAGAGGCCGGGGTAGTTCTCCGGGTAGTAGCCGTTGGCGAAGGTCCAGGTGATGAGACCGAGGATGAGGACCCAGCTGATGTTCAGTTCGACCGGGATCCCCCGTAGCGAGAAGAGCGTGACGTTTCTTCGCAGCACCGGTCTTCCTCCCCCGCCCGGAAGGGACGGATCACACCGCTCCGGATCCGGCGTACCGCACGAACCGGTTGCCTTCGTCGACGTCGATGAACAGGGGATCGACCTCTCCCGACGACCAGGTGAAGGCCATGATATCGACGCGGTCGCCCTCGGTGACGAGATGCGCCGCTGCGCCGTTGATACAGACGACACCGCTCCCGCGCTCGCCCCGTATGACGTAGGTCTGCAGGCGGTTGCCGTTCGTGCGGTCGACGACGAGGACGTTCTCGTGCTCGCTGAGATCCGCCTTCTCGATGAGATCCTCGTCGATCGTGATCGAGCCGACGTACCGCAGGTCGGCCTGCGTCACGGTGGCCCGGAGGATCATCGATTTCAGCATCATCCGTTTCATCGACTTCGCTCCCCGCGGCGGAGCCCCTCCGCCGCACACGGCAAATATAGTACAATTGGCCGTCCGTGGAAAGGGATCGGGCGCCCTAGAGCTTCATGCCGGGTTTCTCGGTGAGATGCCTGACGAAGCGGTTCTTTTCGTCGACGAGGATGTTGCTGAATGAATGGTCGCTCCCGTCGGACCACGCGAAGGCCATGATCCCGATCTCGTCCCCCGCGCGCACGTGCCTCGACACGGCTCCCCCCGCGGCGATCACGCCGCTCCCGGGCTTTCCGCGGACGGCGAAGGTCTCGATCCGCGAGCCGTTCGTCGCGTCGACGATCAGCACCTTTTCCATCGGGGCGATGTCGCCGTAATCCATGAGCTCGCCGTCGATGACGAGGCAGTCGATCTCCTCCGGCCGCTCCTCGGTCACCCACGCCTTGTGGATTTTCGATTTGACCACGAGGCGCTCCTCGATCCTCGAGACGATGAACTTCGACTTGCCCGCCGGCGTGCGGGGGATGTCGTCGACGATCGAGAAGTTGACGCGGAAATCCGCGCCGATCTCCTTCCGGATCCTGTCCCGCAGCATCTCCTTGTGTTCGTCGCGCCAGCCGGGCCCGGGGACGATCCGGAAGGTGATCCCCGCGCGGTCGCGCTGGTCGATCTGGAAGCGGTCGATCCCCGGCACGTATCGCGACAGCCAGGACCAGAAGAAGCCGCCGATCGACCTGCCGTCGGCGGTGACGACGGTGTCGTAGGTGCGCCCCTCGATCCGCTCCAGGAGAGGCAGCCCGCGTCCGCAGGGGCAGCTCCGCTCGGTGGGGACGGCGAGATCCCCCGTCCGGTAGCGGATGAAGGGCATGTAGTAGTCCAGCAGGTCGGTGACGACGATCTCTCCCACCTCCCCGCTCTGCGCCGGCCGTCCGCTCTCGTGGATGATCTCGACGTGGAAGAGATCGCTGAAGACGTGCAGCCCCTTGTGCTCCTCGCACTCCTGGGCGACGTTCGAGAATTCCCTGATCCCGTAGCGGTCGAAGACGGGAGCGCGGCACACGTCCTCGATGGCCGCCTTCTGCTCGGGGTAGAGGCGCTCGCCGCTCGTCACGACGGCGCGGGGGGCCGGAACGTGCAGGAGGCCCCGCTTGCAGAAGTCGGCGAAGAGGGCGAGGGCCGACGGATACCCGACGACGAGATGCGGCCGGAACCGGCGCAGGAGCCGGGCGTAGCGGCGCATCGAGTCGGGCGACATGTCGAGGCTCGAGAGGAAGAGGACGTTGTTGAACCAGTTCCTCATGCCCTCGGCGAACCGCTCGCGGGAGGAGACGTCGAGGCGCCGTCCCCAGAGGACCGCGTGGCGGTCGCCGATGTCGACGCCCGCCCACCGGTAGCCGCGCAGGGTGTTCGCACGGCGCACGGGGCCGGCGGCGCGGTCTCGCCAGAAGAACATCGGCTCGCCCGTCGAACCGCCCGTGCTCGAGGGATAGCCCCGCCGGTACGGATCCTCGGTGACGAGGCGGCGTTTCTCGCGGCGGACGATCTCCCTGTCGAGGAAGGGCAGTCGGGCGAAGTCGCCGAGGGACTGGATGCCTCCCGGCGCGATCCCGTTCTCGCGGAAAAGGTCGCGGTAGTAGGGAACGTGGATCGATGCCTTCTCGAGGAGCGCGGCGAGCTTCCGCCAGCGGATCTCGTCGAGCTCCTCGCGCGGCAGCCACTGCGAACGCTCCAGCTCGCGCAGCCGGTCGAGGACGCGGTCGCCGCGGATGCCGCGGTAGAGCGGATAGACGACGTTCCTCACGAATGACGGATGAAGATGCGGCAGCATGCCGTTTCGCTCCCCCCTGCGCCGGTGCGGCCGGCGATCGCAACGGTCGGCGAGCGCCCGCCGGAGCGCTCCGGAAGCAGTATTCTACTGCATGGGCGCGCGTCTTCCAATTCGAATCTTTCCGTTTCCTGGACCGGCCGCCCGGCGGAAGACGCGGCGCGCCGTCTTCATCGGGGTTTGCATGCCGGGGGCGGACGGGGTATCATCGCCGCGACGGCCGGCTGCGGCGCCGTCCCGCCGGGCGGCGTCCAGGACGAAAGGAACGGATGAGCGGCACGATCGACACGAGCGAGGCGCATGCCCGCGAACTCGACGCGGCGGACCCCCTGGCCCGGTTCCGCGAACGCTTCGAGATCCCGCCGGGGACGATCTACATGGACGGCAACTCTCTCGGCCTCCTCTGCCGCGAGGCGGCTGCGGGGATCGAGGGGGCCCTCGACGACTGGCGGCAACTCGCGATCCGCGGCTGGCTCGACGGCGATCCGCCGTGGTTCACGTGGGGCGAGCGACTCGGAGCGGCGGCGGCCCCCCTCGTCGGCGCGGCCCCCGACGAAGTCGTCGCGACCGGAACGACGACACTCGACATCCACGCCCTCGTCTCATCCTTCTACCGGCCCGAGACGGGACGGACGCGCATCGTCGCCCTCGAACCGGACTTTCCCACCGACATCTACGCCCTGCGCGGCCAGATCGCCCTCCGCGGACTCGATCCCGACGAACACCTCGTCCTCGTCTCCGCGGCGGCGGACGGCATCGTCGACGAGGACCTCATCGCGGCGGCCATCGACGAACAAACCTCGCTCCTCTGGGTTTCCGCCGTCCTCTACCGGAGCGGCCAGCTCCTCGACCTCCCGCGGCTCGCGCGGGAGGCGAGGGCGCGGGGCGCCCTCGCCGGCTTCGACTGCAGCCACGCCGTCGGCGCCGTCCCGCATCGCTTCGACGAGTGGGAGGTGGACATGGCCGTCTGGTGCAGCTACAAGTACCTGAACGGCGGACCGGGATCGCCGGCCTTCCTCTACCTCAACCGCCGCCACGCCGATCGCGGCCCCGGTCTGCCGGGGTGGTTCGGCTGCGTGAAGGAGCGGCAGTTCGACCTCTCGCCCCGCTTCGAACACGAACGGGCCGCCGGCGGGTGGCAGATCTCGTCCCCCTCCGCCCTCGGCATGGGCGCGGTCGAGGGATCGCTCGGCGTGATCCGCGAGGCGGGGATCGAGGCGATCCGCAGGAAATCGCTGCGTCTCACCGGCTATCTCGTCGAGCTCGCCGACACCCTCCTCGCCCCGGAGCCATGCCGGTTCAGGGTGGTCACGCCCCGCGAGGCCTCGCGCCGCGGCGGGCATATCGCCCTCGCGCGCGACGAGGAGGCGCTCCGGATCAAGGAGGCGCTCGTCGGACGCGGGATCGTCACCGATTTCCGGCCGCCGGACATCATCCGGATCGCGCCGATCGCCCTCTACAACACATTCGAAGAGGTCCGGCGCGTCGTCCTCGCGCTGCGCGAGATCGTCGAGACGCGCGAATACGAACGCGTTCCCGCCGGCCGCCAGGCGATCACCTGAGCGGGGCGGCGAGACCGGCGGACCGTGCAGCTGCCGCTCGTCCGGCGTTCCTTCAGCCGCCTATTCCGCTTTCCGGCAGAGTCCCGTGACGAAATCGTGGCCGAGGGCGCCCGCGGCGATGAGCCGGTCCTCGAAATCGAAACAGACCCCGAGGAGCCGGCGCGTCTCGGCGTCGTCGCCGCGGAAGTTGTGGGCGATGTCCTTGAAGAGGAGCTGGAGGACCGTTCCCCCGTAGCCGCGCGTCTCGACCTCGGCGAACGCCTCGCGGAGCAGGGAAAGGATCCGGTCGGACTCGACCGCCTCGCTCCGGTCCCAGAGGATCATCGCGAGGCGCCCCGGCCGATGGACCCGCCGCTTCACCCGCCCGCTCCGCCATTGCCGCCGGTAGCTCTCGGGAAGCGCGGCGAGCAGCGTGTCGACGGCGGCGATCTGCGAGTCGGTCCACGCGAAACGCGCCGGGCCGACATACTCATTGAAAACGAGCCATCCGCCCGGACGGATGGCCTGCTCGAGCCGCCGGACGGCGTGATCGAGGGGATGGAAGTGATGCAGCGACTGTTCGGCGATGACGAGGTCGTAGGTTTCTTCCCCGAGGGGATGCCGACAGACGTCGCCGATGAGATAGCGGACGGTCTCTTCCGCGCCGGTCCCGGCGAGCTTCTTCCGCGCGTGGGCGATGCGGGCGGCATTCCGGTCGATCGCGTCGATCCGGCCGAAGCGCCCCGTCGCGGCGAGCTCGAGCTCGCGGTAGCCCGTCCCGCACCCCACGGTCAGCGCCCGGATCCCGTCGAGGTGGGCGAGGCGCGTGTCGAGGAGGTGCGCGAGGTACTCGACGCCGGGGTCGCCGGTGACCATCCGGTTCCACCGGGCCATCACGGCCGGGATATCCCACCAGTTCCTCGTCTCGTAAGAGAGATGGTTCCAGCTCTTGATCGACCGGCCGCGGAGGAGGTTGGGCAGAAGATGCCCGAGCCGGCGCTGGCGGAGCTTGTCGATGAAGAGGGGGATGTCGTGGATGGAGAGGAGATCGCCGAACATCGCCTTCGCTCCGCGCCGGCGGATGCCGCCGCGCCGGGGAGACGAACAGAGGGGCGCCGGCCCCGTTCCCCGTGTCCCCGAAGGCCGGGGGAACGAACAGGCGGCCGGCGCCCCGCAGAAATCGATCAGTCGTCGGCGAGCGCCGTTACCACGCCCAGCCGAAATGGACCTGGATCGCCTGGTTCTTGAAATCCGCCTCGTCGTCGCTGTCGTCGAGAGAGGCGAGGCCCATGAGGTACCGGATGTCCATCGTGAGCATCCCGGAATCGCCCATGCCGTACTCCCAGCCGCCGCCGAGAACCACGCCGTAGTCGAGCGCCTTGTAGTCCTCGATGTCCT belongs to Candidatus Krumholzibacteriota bacterium and includes:
- a CDS encoding oligopeptide transporter, OPT family, whose product is MSETPTKLRPEAYRELAAGETYLPIVPASASPFEVTVRSLAIGVVMAIVFSLASAYLALKTGQGMEAAIPIAILAIGLANLFARKNTILENVIIQSVGAASSAVVAGAVFTIPALYMLDVDVSFWHIFLTAFFGGCLGVLFIVPLRNYLMVNEHGKLPFPEAMATTEILVAGQSAGQQAVTLVWAAVVGFVYDLCILTFGFWREIITFHAVGVGRWIEERFSMAFRIDGLSAIVGLGYIVGIKYASIIAAGSFLSFLVLVPLVHYIGGFVAGGTAVAGMSVDDIFVEYVRLIGIGGIAGAGLMGIVRSLPSIGQSFALGIRGIAAGRREEHEEIRTERNMHMRDVLIGIVAIAVCLWLFFRGGVANSLVATIGVLIALGISFLFTMVAARAIGLIGTNPVSGMTLATLIITSVILTRIGLSGKPGMFVAMIIGGVVCTSLAVAGAFATDLKIGYWIGATPRRQQTYKFVGILVSAVFCALAMMLLANTYELGSLEMPAPQASAMKEIIYGLMGPEAGVQWILFSFGVIISVILAMSGVPALAFALGMYLPIQLNTAVLLGGIVSWFVGRSSRVEKTAKERKERGILVASGFIAGGSIAGVVAAVIAALKWDRFLAVSYGANAGEIVAIVMLAALSVFMYQYSKRTGGAA
- a CDS encoding DUF378 domain-containing protein, producing the protein MKWNPVDWIAYILVIIGGLNWGLWGVGHWNLVKIILGRVPVLETIVYILVGLSALYLIVVRPHRKTA
- a CDS encoding S9 family peptidase — its product is MRTAPGTTRLLLLALCGTALLAASAAGGVFTAGDALSVRRAGAAAIAPDGRRIAFTVSVPREAGEEPGGAWSELWLASTADGELRPFVTGKVNARSPRFSPDGTRIAFLLARGKEAKTQVWTIPVDGGEAKQATDSPTGVIDFRWHPGGDLIAWIATEPKPAREKTLEEKGYGFIFFEENLQHRNLYIGAAGGGGEARRLTDGATVWSFEFAPSGETIAAAISPKNLVDHSYMFRTIHVVDVETGAMRRLTDNPGKLGNFAFSPDGRMLAYAAAIERKDHAVSQAFVIDVAGGEARNLTEPGFRGHVTRVGWRDRSTVCFLAAEGAWNTLNTVPAAGGRRSTILDGKEIGLVFAAPDVTADFRHFAFTASSPGIPGDLWHWKRGARKPTRLTTLNPWIDERDLGRQEVVRYAARDGLEIEGILVYPVGYEEGRRYPLVVSVHGGPESHYTNGWLTGYFNPAQVLAGRGYVVFYPNYRASTGYGLEFALAGYMDAAGREFDDIADGIDWLVGEGIADRDRVGLGGGSYGGYAAAWFATYYTDRVRAVCMFVGISDLVSKRSTTDIPWEELYVHSGKKLEEMWTFSLERSPVFHAHKSRSAVLILGGAADPRVHPSQSLEFYRRLKMNDHPAVRLVQYPGEGHGNRKQPGRIDVLYRHLDWYDWYVKNLQPLDGPLPPLDISERYGLDLEEAE
- a CDS encoding aldo/keto reductase, with the protein product MDKEKRKLSRRSFIGGGMAAVVGAGLSLPVTAGRLAAEEGGDDAPRIRDFRPLGKTGWKVSDIAFGNAMMQEPSLLEYAMDRGINYVDTARQYYDMEKVIGQIFPAKRDRLFVTTKLDPPLVTATVSVADLMTGIEESLERLNTDYIDCCLIHSIGDPNLGDAARIRNENIYTAFEKARSQGKIRFWGASSHGPKMIEEFTWMLENTNIDMIMPGMNFMTKGLEPVLAKAREKGVAVVAMKSLSAARIIDYSKYRTEGRTARQALLKWLLAQPGIDTISITMRSIEQVNEYVSASGNPELSMREREVLQGYCGLLSRDYCRPGCDGCLGACPHDVPIHDILRYRMYFHSYSREKYAMGLYAKLPAERTAVRCAGCAAPCESACTHQIAVRAKLIEAHRELSA
- a CDS encoding site-2 protease family protein; protein product: MLRRNVTLFSLRGIPVELNISWVLILGLITWTFANGYYPENYPGLFSPSGRWLMGFFTAILLFTSILLHEFSHSIVAVRAGLPIRRITLFMFGGVAQMEREVDDPVLEMRMAAAGPLMTLLLAIVFYGISLVADAVPAVSVLARSLADVNLGVLVFNLVPGFPLDGGRILRSVIWWRTGDLKRATRIASRIGGFFALLLMGLGLFTFAWYGSLIGGMWLIFIGFFLRQAARSGYVMVAFKESLQGLRVADFMRDDHVTVDVSTDLATLVDDFFLRHHASSFPVVRDGLLVGIVTLGDLKGVPRESWPGTTAAEIMNRSVAPSAVHRLDPAERLVGLVMRRGSDRLPVVDDRGAVIGIVTRRDVLQTIDVLSTIGE
- a CDS encoding aspartate 1-decarboxylase, with translation MKRMMLKSMILRATVTQADLRYVGSITIDEDLIEKADLSEHENVLVVDRTNGNRLQTYVIRGERGSGVVCINGAAAHLVTEGDRVDIMAFTWSSGEVDPLFIDVDEGNRFVRYAGSGAV
- a CDS encoding aspartate 1-decarboxylase → MLPHLHPSFVRNVVYPLYRGIRGDRVLDRLRELERSQWLPREELDEIRWRKLAALLEKASIHVPYYRDLFRENGIAPGGIQSLGDFARLPFLDREIVRREKRRLVTEDPYRRGYPSSTGGSTGEPMFFWRDRAAGPVRRANTLRGYRWAGVDIGDRHAVLWGRRLDVSSRERFAEGMRNWFNNVLFLSSLDMSPDSMRRYARLLRRFRPHLVVGYPSALALFADFCKRGLLHVPAPRAVVTSGERLYPEQKAAIEDVCRAPVFDRYGIREFSNVAQECEEHKGLHVFSDLFHVEIIHESGRPAQSGEVGEIVVTDLLDYYMPFIRYRTGDLAVPTERSCPCGRGLPLLERIEGRTYDTVVTADGRSIGGFFWSWLSRYVPGIDRFQIDQRDRAGITFRIVPGPGWRDEHKEMLRDRIRKEIGADFRVNFSIVDDIPRTPAGKSKFIVSRIEERLVVKSKIHKAWVTEERPEEIDCLVIDGELMDYGDIAPMEKVLIVDATNGSRIETFAVRGKPGSGVIAAGGAVSRHVRAGDEIGIMAFAWSDGSDHSFSNILVDEKNRFVRHLTEKPGMKL